A part of Methanohalobium evestigatum Z-7303 genomic DNA contains:
- a CDS encoding flavodoxin family protein: MVKVLGLSGSPRKKGNTDILLDNFLKGVKEEGVDTETIHLRDYVIQPCIGCERCRKDKTCTRLYDGDGMKLLYPKFEESKGLVMGSPSHNYNVTSWIKAFIDRLYPYYNFTEDRPRNYSSRLEGQGRKAIVFGICEQPDMDGMGYTLDAMSKPLETLGYKIETKFPVTSYFDRGAVSRDEKILQSAYQEGQNLTKKFV; encoded by the coding sequence ATGGTTAAAGTACTTGGTTTAAGTGGCAGTCCCAGGAAAAAAGGAAACACCGATATATTGCTCGATAATTTTTTAAAAGGAGTTAAGGAGGAAGGAGTTGATACTGAAACAATTCATCTGCGTGATTATGTAATTCAGCCGTGTATAGGATGTGAGCGGTGCCGCAAAGATAAAACCTGCACACGTCTCTATGATGGTGATGGTATGAAGCTTTTATATCCAAAGTTTGAAGAGTCAAAAGGTCTTGTGATGGGTTCTCCTTCACATAATTACAATGTCACATCCTGGATAAAGGCTTTTATCGACCGTCTCTATCCTTATTATAATTTTACTGAGGACAGACCCAGAAACTATTCATCCCGTTTGGAAGGACAGGGTCGAAAAGCGATTGTTTTTGGGATATGCGAACAGCCAGATATGGATGGCATGGGATATACATTGGATGCCATGTCAAAACCACTTGAAACACTGGGGTACAAAATAGAAACAAAGTTCCCAGTAACCAGTTACTTTGATAGGGGAGCTGTATCCAGAGATGAGAAAATATTACAATCAGCCTATCAGGAAGGTCAAAACTTGACCAAGAAATTTGTATAA
- a CDS encoding uroporphyrinogen-III synthase: MTYEIMKVAVTRLHEKDDGTYNLFKKYGLDAILIPTIQSREPSDKSSMQTLLKKLESRCIDFLIFTSTLGVIKFFKWTTEIPDRTKIISVGPKTAEKINQYGYHTEVLDSYYSEHFATHLGEKVSGKTVGITRANTPDSGLKQSLQSMGATVIEGFCYELVETPNELKDYIVDKKIDGVVFTSTKSFLASKLTNSEVKDIITVAIGPKTAESMENHDITPTLVGSGTLDSCALLLKDIE; the protein is encoded by the coding sequence ATGACCTATGAAATTATGAAGGTTGCCGTAACACGTTTACATGAAAAAGATGATGGAACATACAATCTTTTCAAAAAGTATGGACTTGATGCAATTCTAATACCCACCATACAATCACGTGAGCCTTCTGATAAATCATCTATGCAAACTCTTCTAAAAAAGTTGGAATCGCGGTGTATAGATTTTCTCATTTTTACAAGTACACTTGGTGTTATCAAATTTTTCAAGTGGACTACTGAAATTCCTGATAGAACCAAAATAATCAGTGTGGGCCCCAAAACAGCAGAAAAGATAAACCAGTATGGATACCACACAGAAGTTCTGGATTCATACTATTCTGAACATTTTGCAACACATCTTGGTGAAAAGGTATCAGGCAAAACTGTTGGCATCACCAGAGCAAATACACCTGATTCTGGGCTTAAACAATCTCTGCAGTCAATGGGTGCAACTGTTATTGAAGGGTTCTGTTATGAACTCGTAGAAACCCCTAATGAATTGAAAGATTATATAGTGGATAAAAAAATCGATGGTGTTGTTTTTACAAGCACAAAATCTTTTCTAGCTTCAAAACTTACAAATTCTGAAGTCAAAGATATCATTACAGTGGCAATTGGACCAAAAACAGCTGAAAGTATGGAAAATCACGATATAACACCCACTCTTGTAGGTTCAGGTACCCTTGATTCATGTGCTCTTTTGCTTAAAGATATAGAATAA
- a CDS encoding nicotinamide-nucleotide adenylyltransferase yields MHRKRAFYIGRFQPYHLGHNSIINRIADEVDEVVIGIGSAQKSHSPSDPFTAGERVMMIRNALEKEKVPNYALPIEDIQQNSLWVSHVLSRTPLFDVVYSNNPLVIQLFEEAGIPVKQSPMYQREQYSGTRIRKKMIEDNDWRHLVPDAVADIIDEIDGITRLKNVSRTDID; encoded by the coding sequence ATGCACAGGAAAAGAGCATTTTATATCGGACGATTCCAGCCCTACCATCTGGGGCATAATTCTATTATCAACCGAATCGCCGATGAAGTCGATGAAGTAGTTATAGGAATAGGTAGTGCCCAGAAAAGTCATAGTCCATCTGATCCTTTCACAGCCGGTGAAAGAGTGATGATGATTCGTAACGCTCTTGAAAAGGAAAAAGTTCCAAATTATGCTCTTCCTATCGAAGATATCCAGCAGAACTCATTATGGGTATCTCATGTACTTTCAAGGACTCCTTTATTTGATGTGGTATATTCAAACAACCCACTGGTAATACAACTGTTTGAAGAGGCAGGAATACCTGTAAAACAGTCACCCATGTACCAGAGAGAACAATATTCAGGCACAAGAATTCGGAAAAAGATGATTGAGGATAATGACTGGAGACACCTTGTACCTGATGCTGTAGCAGACATTATCGATGAAATAGATGGTATCACACGATTAAAAAATGTTTCAAGAACCGACATAGACTAA
- the fpoF gene encoding F420H2 dehydrogenase subunit FpoF, translating into MHPKILDVIENDVCTACGACAAVCPVGAITIDKKAQIRDPNNLELYEKGAAPSVCEDCYACGNVCPVIHGYVEDELYNVKQFFGARSSIPGQDGGVTSAILKSLLDKGEIDCVVGITRNENWETELVLMTEPSQVDQTAGTKYTYDSVISALREPFKDYDRIAVVGVPCQAHGARLIFENINDKIAVIIGLFCMESFHHETMLNDIIPKVLGLDIEQVVKMDFAKGKFWAYTKDGEGHSVKIPTVAEYARNPCHNCCDYTAVHADISIGSVGAPDGWNSVLIRTDIGEKYFKKASKDLEIMENPEPGMDLIKKLLNMKHEKNEPHYLEACEKFSFEAGGIK; encoded by the coding sequence TTGCACCCAAAAATATTGGATGTTATTGAAAACGATGTATGTACAGCCTGTGGGGCATGCGCTGCCGTATGCCCCGTCGGGGCTATAACAATTGATAAAAAAGCACAGATACGTGACCCGAATAATCTGGAACTGTATGAAAAAGGAGCTGCACCTTCGGTATGTGAAGATTGTTACGCTTGTGGTAATGTATGCCCGGTGATTCACGGATATGTAGAAGATGAACTGTACAATGTCAAGCAGTTCTTCGGAGCCAGAAGTAGCATACCCGGGCAGGACGGTGGAGTCACATCTGCTATATTAAAATCCCTGCTGGACAAGGGTGAAATTGATTGTGTTGTAGGCATAACCAGAAATGAAAACTGGGAAACCGAACTGGTGTTAATGACAGAACCATCACAGGTAGATCAAACCGCAGGTACAAAATATACCTATGATTCAGTAATTTCTGCCCTTAGAGAACCATTTAAAGACTATGACAGGATTGCTGTTGTAGGTGTACCCTGTCAGGCTCATGGTGCTCGTCTGATATTTGAAAACATAAACGATAAAATCGCCGTCATAATAGGATTGTTCTGTATGGAAAGTTTCCATCATGAAACCATGTTAAATGATATAATACCAAAGGTTCTCGGGCTTGATATAGAACAAGTCGTTAAAATGGACTTTGCCAAAGGAAAATTCTGGGCATATACAAAAGACGGTGAAGGACACAGTGTAAAAATCCCTACTGTAGCAGAATACGCCAGAAACCCGTGTCATAACTGCTGTGACTATACCGCAGTCCATGCAGACATATCCATAGGTTCAGTAGGTGCCCCTGATGGCTGGAATAGTGTACTTATACGCACCGATATAGGAGAAAAGTACTTCAAAAAAGCCAGCAAAGACCTGGAGATAATGGAGAACCCAGAACCTGGAATGGACCTTATCAAAAAACTGCTCAATATGAAACACGAGAAAAATGAACCACATTATCTGGAAGCCTGTGAAAAATTCTCGTTTGAAGCAGGTGGAATAAAATAA
- the mer gene encoding 5,10-methylenetetrahydromethanopterin reductase codes for MTFGIEFVPSDPVLKIAHYAKLAEQSGFDNVWVTDHFNNRDVYTTLAVLANNTNSIKLGTGVTNPYTRNIGITASSIGAINEISGGRAILGIGPGDKATFDSMGISWEKPLTTTKESVTALRGYFAGENVSLDGEMVKVGGAKMAFKTGDIPIYLGAQGPKMLQLAGEVADGILINGSHPRDFDVALDKIKEGAENAGRDMNDIDIAAYTCFSIDKDAEKAKQEAKVVVAFIVAGSPDVVLERHGIDPEAKKNISDAISKGDFKSLMGDMVTDDMVNAFSVCGTPEDCKQRVDELFNTGVTQIVVGSPIGPKKEKAIKLIGKEIIGGK; via the coding sequence TTGACATTCGGAATAGAATTTGTACCAAGTGACCCTGTACTTAAAATCGCTCATTATGCAAAATTAGCAGAACAGAGCGGATTTGATAATGTATGGGTGACAGACCACTTCAACAACCGCGATGTATATACTACATTGGCAGTACTTGCCAATAATACCAACAGCATCAAACTGGGTACTGGTGTTACAAATCCGTATACCAGAAATATAGGAATCACCGCATCAAGTATAGGTGCTATAAACGAAATATCTGGTGGCAGAGCAATTCTTGGAATTGGTCCAGGAGATAAAGCAACCTTTGATTCAATGGGTATATCATGGGAAAAACCATTAACAACAACCAAAGAATCTGTAACCGCCCTTAGAGGATATTTCGCAGGAGAAAATGTATCTCTTGATGGAGAGATGGTCAAAGTCGGCGGAGCAAAAATGGCATTTAAGACTGGAGACATCCCCATATACTTGGGTGCCCAGGGTCCAAAAATGCTACAGCTCGCAGGAGAAGTTGCAGATGGAATACTGATTAATGGATCCCATCCAAGAGATTTCGACGTCGCTCTTGACAAAATTAAAGAAGGCGCGGAAAACGCTGGTAGAGATATGAATGATATTGATATCGCAGCCTACACATGCTTCTCGATTGATAAAGATGCTGAAAAAGCAAAACAGGAAGCCAAAGTAGTTGTTGCATTTATTGTAGCAGGCTCACCAGATGTGGTACTTGAACGCCATGGTATCGACCCAGAAGCCAAGAAAAACATCAGTGACGCAATATCCAAAGGTGATTTCAAATCATTGATGGGAGATATGGTCACCGACGATATGGTAAATGCTTTTTCAGTATGTGGTACACCTGAAGACTGCAAACAGAGAGTGGATGAATTGTTTAATACAGGTGTGACACAGATTGTTGTAGGCTCTCCAATCGGTCCCAAAAAAGAGAAAGCCATTAAACTCATAGGAAAGGAAATTATCGGAGGAAAATGA
- a CDS encoding desulfoferrodoxin dfx domain-containing protein — protein MAVSSVGEKYVCEICGNEVEVTVVGGGVLVCCGEEMELVE, from the coding sequence TTGGCAGTATCAAGTGTTGGCGAAAAATATGTGTGTGAAATATGCGGCAATGAAGTAGAAGTCACTGTAGTTGGTGGCGGAGTACTGGTATGTTGCGGAGAAGAAATGGAACTGGTTGAATAA
- a CDS encoding DUF2180 family protein produces the protein MLCYDCAQQGKDVDTIGICILCGRGICKEHSVREDLPVMKGEYDVELECGMGVECSTKDMQHLPQMLCPTCHKVVKENY, from the coding sequence ATGTTATGTTATGACTGTGCTCAGCAAGGAAAAGATGTCGATACAATAGGTATCTGTATACTCTGTGGAAGAGGCATCTGTAAAGAACATTCGGTACGGGAAGACCTTCCTGTTATGAAAGGCGAATATGACGTGGAATTGGAGTGTGGAATGGGTGTTGAATGTAGTACAAAGGATATGCAGCATTTACCTCAGATGCTTTGTCCAACATGTCATAAAGTAGTCAAGGAGAACTATTAA
- a CDS encoding DUF2180 family protein: MMKCYDCMNEGVDKESTGTCTFCGKGICSTHTKKLELPVSVGTYPNFKRLPEPLPKFVCNECADNIITDSFD; encoded by the coding sequence ATGATGAAATGTTATGATTGTATGAATGAAGGTGTAGATAAAGAATCTACAGGTACCTGTACTTTCTGTGGTAAAGGTATTTGTTCTACACATACCAAAAAATTAGAACTTCCCGTATCTGTTGGAACATACCCAAATTTTAAAAGGTTGCCAGAACCGCTTCCAAAATTTGTATGCAATGAATGTGCTGATAATATCATAACTGATAGTTTTGATTAA
- a CDS encoding carboxymuconolactone decarboxylase family protein has protein sequence MTDEKEEHLEPDDLLKEMGEKIGYTPHILEILGELDPDHLTRYNACNKRILSDGEIPSKYKVLMALAVVASKQCERCAQTQMINAINHGATKEEIMETMDVIGITSGAPAVAACRDALKLLQKETE, from the coding sequence ATGACAGATGAAAAAGAAGAACATCTTGAACCAGATGACTTATTAAAAGAAATGGGCGAAAAGATAGGATATACACCACATATACTGGAGATACTTGGTGAACTTGATCCTGACCATCTCACAAGATATAACGCCTGCAACAAAAGGATTTTATCAGATGGCGAGATACCATCAAAATATAAAGTCCTTATGGCACTTGCAGTAGTTGCATCCAAACAATGTGAAAGATGCGCCCAGACACAGATGATAAATGCCATTAATCACGGTGCAACCAAAGAAGAAATCATGGAAACCATGGATGTAATAGGGATAACTTCGGGTGCTCCTGCTGTAGCTGCCTGTAGGGACGCACTGAAATTACTACAGAAAGAAACAGAATAA
- a CDS encoding multiheme c-type cytochrome, with protein MVLFILLLSPVVFAAEPTGHGQVSSDQFKESSRCSTCHGITHSQWDGSMHSNAYIDPFYQKEYQVASEDTNGKTDKYCLRCHTPIGVASGEAPGEELSDVSREGVQCDFCHSVSGNAGIGTSSAPFILSPGEIQRGPLKESESTYHDTKYSILHTKSEFCGMCHYVKNSNGVLVDDTYKVWKNSSYSSEGTQCQDCHMSPGITNFEINPGRSATGAPKRDHISLHYFAGANAFVTDILDEETHRKRAIERLGKATTMELKSPVNASKNETVNVEVAITNSGAGHKIPTGVSEIRQMWTRISVTDGNGNRIYHTGLMDKQGNIESGTHIFNMVLGNSKGKQTLKFWNAETILSDDRIPPEETVVQKHNFSIPADVEYPITVNAKLQYRSAPQDVIDRLFGRGTHKVPVVTMNEKTSLIRDPNASRGSSVTPGFGVDVLILIFSILVVILYYRNHKKRE; from the coding sequence TTGGTATTGTTCATTTTATTATTGTCTCCTGTAGTTTTTGCGGCAGAACCAACAGGTCATGGGCAGGTCTCGTCCGACCAGTTTAAAGAATCATCCCGATGTTCCACCTGCCATGGAATAACTCACAGTCAATGGGACGGTAGTATGCATTCGAATGCATACATAGACCCCTTCTATCAAAAAGAATACCAGGTTGCAAGTGAAGATACAAATGGAAAGACAGATAAATACTGTCTGCGCTGTCACACTCCTATAGGAGTTGCCTCTGGGGAAGCGCCGGGTGAAGAACTGAGCGATGTATCCAGAGAAGGGGTACAGTGTGATTTCTGTCACAGTGTTTCAGGAAATGCAGGAATAGGTACATCAAGTGCACCGTTCATCCTGTCACCAGGCGAAATCCAGAGGGGACCTTTAAAAGAATCCGAATCCACATATCATGATACCAAATATTCCATACTTCACACAAAATCTGAATTCTGTGGAATGTGCCATTATGTAAAAAATTCCAATGGAGTTCTTGTTGATGATACCTACAAGGTATGGAAGAACAGTTCATATTCTTCAGAAGGTACACAGTGTCAGGATTGTCATATGTCTCCCGGAATAACAAATTTTGAAATCAATCCGGGAAGGTCTGCAACAGGGGCACCTAAAAGAGACCATATTTCACTTCATTATTTTGCTGGTGCCAATGCATTTGTTACTGACATACTTGATGAGGAAACTCACAGAAAAAGAGCAATAGAACGTTTGGGAAAAGCAACTACTATGGAACTGAAATCCCCTGTAAACGCGAGTAAAAACGAAACTGTAAATGTAGAAGTAGCAATAACTAATTCAGGTGCGGGTCATAAAATCCCTACAGGGGTTTCTGAAATAAGACAGATGTGGACACGAATCTCAGTAACCGATGGGAATGGAAACCGAATATACCATACGGGTTTGATGGATAAACAAGGTAATATTGAGTCTGGGACTCATATATTTAACATGGTTCTTGGTAACAGTAAAGGGAAACAAACCCTGAAATTCTGGAACGCTGAAACTATTTTGTCTGATGACAGGATACCACCAGAAGAAACAGTTGTTCAAAAACATAATTTTTCAATCCCTGCAGATGTAGAATATCCAATAACTGTTAATGCAAAACTACAATATCGTTCAGCACCTCAGGATGTGATAGATAGATTGTTTGGTCGGGGTACACATAAAGTACCAGTAGTAACCATGAACGAAAAAACCAGTCTTATAAGAGACCCAAACGCTTCTCGAGGCTCTTCAGTTACGCCAGGATTTGGAGTAGATGTTTTGATATTAATTTTTTCAATATTGGTGGTAATACTTTATTATAGAAACCATAAAAAGAGGGAATGA
- a CDS encoding flavodoxin family protein, giving the protein MSDDNNTIKLLGISGSPRKKATDYIIREALKHAEEKYSAETDYFSASGKELKFCIHCDYCIRTQKGCIHEDDIVDLYEKMKWADAWIIGTPAYQGTLSAQTKTIMDRCRAVVAQDPKVFLNKVGAAAAVGGDRVGGQEPAIQAIHNFYVINEMLPVSGGSFGSNLGGTFWSKDKGGEVVGEDEEGLRGLRRTVKKLVKTAILMKQVEKQD; this is encoded by the coding sequence ATGTCTGATGATAATAATACTATAAAACTGCTGGGTATATCAGGCAGTCCCAGAAAAAAAGCTACTGATTATATAATCCGGGAAGCTTTAAAGCATGCTGAAGAAAAATATTCGGCAGAGACAGATTATTTTTCTGCCAGTGGAAAGGAATTAAAGTTTTGCATCCATTGTGATTATTGTATAAGGACTCAGAAAGGGTGCATCCATGAAGATGATATAGTAGACCTCTACGAAAAGATGAAGTGGGCAGATGCATGGATTATAGGAACCCCTGCCTATCAGGGTACACTCAGTGCCCAGACCAAGACTATAATGGACAGATGTCGTGCGGTTGTTGCTCAAGACCCTAAAGTTTTTTTAAATAAAGTTGGAGCAGCTGCAGCAGTAGGTGGCGATCGTGTAGGAGGTCAGGAGCCTGCAATACAGGCAATTCACAATTTTTATGTAATCAATGAAATGCTGCCTGTGTCTGGAGGGTCGTTTGGGTCAAATCTTGGCGGTACATTCTGGTCAAAAGATAAAGGTGGAGAAGTAGTGGGCGAAGATGAAGAAGGTCTCAGAGGTCTAAGAAGGACGGTAAAAAAATTGGTTAAAACTGCAATTCTTATGAAACAGGTTGAAAAGCAGGATTAA
- a CDS encoding FAD-binding oxidoreductase, which translates to MEFSEPVTKVIQRTHDVKSFRFNRPEGFDYKAGQYVFITIPVNGEMVRKPFTLSSSPTEKNHLEFTKKLTGHEYSNVLDSMGSGDLLKIDGPYGKMTFEGEYEKIALLSGGIGITPMISICKYCTDLNLDTSITLVSSYKTEDDIVFYSELENLQKLNENLKVVITLTRASSEW; encoded by the coding sequence ATGGAATTTAGTGAACCGGTAACTAAGGTCATACAGAGAACTCATGATGTAAAAAGTTTCAGGTTCAATAGACCGGAGGGATTCGATTATAAAGCCGGACAATATGTCTTTATAACAATTCCTGTAAATGGAGAAATGGTACGCAAACCGTTTACCCTCTCCAGCAGTCCTACTGAAAAGAACCACCTTGAATTTACCAAAAAGCTCACAGGTCATGAATATTCCAATGTACTTGATTCAATGGGTTCAGGCGACCTTTTAAAAATTGATGGACCTTACGGGAAAATGACATTTGAAGGTGAGTATGAAAAAATAGCCCTTCTTTCCGGTGGAATAGGTATAACACCTATGATAAGTATCTGCAAATACTGTACTGATTTAAACCTTGATACCAGTATTACTCTTGTAAGCAGCTATAAAACCGAAGATGACATTGTATTTTATAGTGAACTGGAAAACCTTCAGAAACTGAATGAGAACCTGAAAGTGGTTATTACTCTGACAAGGGCATCCAGTGAATGGTAG
- the rbr gene encoding rubrerythrin: MKNLKGTQTEKNLLAAFAGESQARNRYAYFASQAKKEGYEQIAALFTETAENEKEHGKRLFKFLEGGDTEITATYPSGVIGNTLQNLESAANGENYENTQMYPEFADIAETERFPEIASVMRNIAVAEKGHEDRFRALMDNINNGQVFKKDETVIWKCRNCGYLHEEMAAPEVCPACAHPQAYFELWTKNY; the protein is encoded by the coding sequence ATGAAAAATTTGAAAGGAACCCAGACAGAAAAAAATTTGCTGGCAGCATTTGCAGGTGAATCACAGGCACGCAACAGATATGCCTATTTTGCATCACAGGCAAAAAAGGAAGGATATGAACAAATAGCAGCGTTGTTCACAGAAACAGCAGAAAATGAAAAAGAGCATGGTAAAAGGCTTTTTAAGTTTTTGGAGGGAGGAGATACAGAAATAACAGCCACATATCCTTCAGGTGTAATCGGAAATACGCTACAAAATCTTGAATCTGCAGCAAATGGTGAAAATTATGAAAACACCCAAATGTATCCTGAATTTGCAGATATTGCTGAAACAGAGAGATTTCCTGAAATTGCATCAGTGATGAGAAATATAGCAGTTGCAGAGAAGGGACATGAAGACCGATTCCGTGCATTAATGGATAACATTAATAATGGACAAGTATTTAAAAAGGATGAAACAGTAATATGGAAATGCAGGAATTGTGGCTATCTTCATGAAGAAATGGCTGCACCAGAGGTATGCCCTGCATGTGCGCATCCACAGGCTTATTTTGAACTGTGGACAAAGAATTATTAA
- the afpA gene encoding archaeoflavoprotein AfpA, giving the protein MVKKNRIAWGITGSGDLIKETYNTMVDIKSKSDIETMVFLSKEGETVMKWYQMWDSIQKDFPNYKTENGPNSPFIVGPLQVGHYDALVIAPATSNTVAKIVYGIADTLVTNTVAQTAKGQTPIYMLPVDQKRGSLKSYAPGGRELELKMREIDVSNTEKLAQMENIHILKSSEELYDILGVQK; this is encoded by the coding sequence ATGGTAAAGAAAAACCGAATAGCATGGGGTATCACAGGTTCAGGTGACCTCATAAAGGAAACATACAATACAATGGTTGATATTAAATCCAAATCCGACATTGAAACAATGGTATTTCTTTCTAAGGAAGGCGAGACAGTAATGAAATGGTATCAAATGTGGGACAGTATCCAGAAAGATTTTCCCAATTACAAAACTGAAAATGGACCCAACTCGCCTTTTATAGTCGGACCGTTGCAGGTAGGTCATTATGATGCACTGGTTATAGCACCTGCTACATCAAATACAGTAGCCAAAATTGTTTATGGTATAGCAGATACACTTGTAACAAATACAGTGGCACAAACTGCAAAGGGTCAAACCCCTATCTATATGCTACCTGTTGACCAGAAACGTGGGTCTTTGAAATCCTATGCTCCTGGTGGGAGGGAGCTTGAACTCAAAATGCGGGAAATCGATGTATCCAACACCGAGAAACTTGCACAGATGGAAAACATACATATATTGAAAAGTTCTGAAGAGCTCTATGACATACTCGGTGTGCAAAAATAA
- a CDS encoding inositol-3-phosphate synthase, producing MDKIKIAIAGIGNCASSLIQGIEYYKNNDDKEAIGLMHWEIGGYKPSDIEVVEAFDIDERKVGKDISDAIFEAPNCTTIFCDDVPKSGVRVKMGKILDGYSDHMENYSDNNAFVLSNEKELDKDGVVKALKDSGAEMLVNYLPVGSEEATRFYAECALEAGVAFINSMPVFIASNPEWSERFNEKNIPIIGDDIKAQIGATIVHRTLSHLFQNRGVKIDRTYQLNTGGNTDFLNMLNRDRLNSKKKSKTEAVQSVLDEPLDDDNIHVGPSDYVAWQKDNKVCFLRMEGRLFGDVPMNLEMRLSVEDSPNSGGVVIDAIRCCKLAIDRNQGGILYSPSAYFMKHPPIQYSDDEAYNMTNDFIDGRRNY from the coding sequence ATGGACAAAATCAAAATCGCAATTGCAGGGATTGGCAACTGTGCGAGTTCATTGATTCAGGGTATCGAGTATTACAAAAATAACGATGATAAAGAAGCCATTGGTCTGATGCACTGGGAAATTGGAGGATATAAACCATCTGATATTGAAGTTGTAGAAGCTTTTGATATTGATGAAAGGAAAGTAGGAAAAGATATTTCTGATGCTATTTTTGAAGCGCCAAACTGTACTACCATCTTCTGTGATGATGTTCCTAAATCTGGTGTTAGAGTAAAAATGGGAAAAATACTTGATGGATATTCAGACCACATGGAAAACTATAGTGACAATAATGCTTTTGTTCTCAGCAATGAAAAAGAATTGGATAAAGATGGCGTTGTAAAAGCACTCAAGGACTCAGGCGCTGAAATGCTTGTTAATTACCTGCCTGTAGGTTCTGAAGAAGCAACTCGTTTCTATGCTGAATGTGCACTTGAAGCAGGTGTTGCTTTTATAAACAGTATGCCGGTGTTTATTGCAAGTAACCCTGAATGGTCGGAAAGGTTCAATGAGAAAAATATTCCCATAATCGGTGATGATATCAAGGCACAGATTGGTGCTACAATCGTCCACAGGACACTGTCCCATCTATTCCAGAACCGCGGAGTTAAAATAGACAGAACATATCAATTAAACACTGGTGGAAACACTGATTTTTTGAACATGCTTAATAGGGACAGACTCAATTCCAAAAAAAAGTCCAAAACAGAAGCAGTTCAGTCAGTTCTTGATGAACCACTTGATGATGACAACATACATGTGGGACCAAGTGATTATGTAGCATGGCAAAAGGACAACAAAGTTTGTTTCCTGAGAATGGAAGGGCGATTATTTGGAGATGTTCCAATGAATCTTGAAATGAGGTTGTCTGTAGAAGATTCACCAAATTCAGGTGGCGTTGTTATTGATGCTATAAGGTGCTGTAAACTTGCTATCGATAGAAATCAGGGCGGAATACTGTATTCACCCTCTGCATACTTTATGAAACATCCACCAATCCAGTATTCAGATGATGAAGCCTATAATATGACAAATGACTTCATCGATGGAAGACGGAATTATTAA
- a CDS encoding ferritin family protein, protein MTNILDEINEDLNNIESIEEAIDMAISLEQQGREFYLEKASQIKNPGVKDMYEYLADEEKKHEQYLQQFKKDKQVSPVVEEEKAPDFKVSFSSEFDDRLDEIGVLLGALRLERKSEDFYKQLAEMTGDMEQKQFFKNIASVERGHYELIDGILDNATGFRMQT, encoded by the coding sequence ATGACTAACATCTTGGATGAAATAAATGAAGACCTTAATAACATAGAATCAATCGAAGAAGCAATTGATATGGCAATAAGCCTTGAACAGCAGGGAAGAGAATTTTATCTTGAAAAAGCATCCCAGATTAAAAATCCCGGTGTAAAGGATATGTATGAATATCTGGCAGATGAAGAAAAAAAACATGAGCAATATTTACAGCAATTCAAAAAGGATAAGCAAGTATCCCCTGTTGTAGAGGAAGAAAAAGCTCCGGATTTCAAGGTGTCATTTTCTTCAGAATTTGATGATAGGCTGGATGAAATAGGGGTACTTCTCGGTGCTTTGCGGCTTGAGAGAAAGAGTGAAGATTTTTATAAACAACTTGCTGAAATGACCGGTGATATGGAACAAAAGCAGTTTTTTAAAAATATTGCATCTGTTGAAAGGGGACATTACGAATTAATCGATGGTATTCTGGACAATGCAACTGGTTTTAGAATGCAGACATGA